In the Actinomycetota bacterium genome, one interval contains:
- a CDS encoding 1-acyl-sn-glycerol-3-phosphate acyltransferase, with translation MLAIVVLRPFLAIFTRHSWSGQENLDQGGQGIVVASNHLSWFDPLVVSQYLYLNGRPPRFLAKESLFRIPLVGRVIRGAGQIPVYRESREAVASVRAAVAAAGRGECVVVYPEGTITRDPRLWPMAGRTGVARIALVSGAPVVPLAHWGAQQIMWPYRKQFRLLPVKRMQVRAGRPVDLDDLRDRPMDAETLRIATGRIVAAITALLEEIRGESAPPVRLDRAALRRQQGDTAP, from the coding sequence CTGTTGGCGATCGTCGTGCTACGGCCGTTCCTGGCCATCTTCACCCGGCACAGCTGGTCCGGCCAGGAGAATCTCGACCAGGGTGGCCAGGGAATCGTGGTGGCCTCCAATCACCTGTCGTGGTTCGACCCCTTGGTCGTGTCGCAGTATCTCTATCTGAACGGCCGCCCCCCCCGCTTCCTGGCCAAGGAGTCGCTGTTCCGTATTCCGTTGGTGGGCCGAGTGATCCGCGGCGCCGGCCAGATTCCGGTGTACCGGGAGAGCAGGGAGGCCGTCGCCTCCGTCCGTGCCGCGGTGGCGGCCGCCGGCCGGGGGGAGTGTGTCGTGGTCTACCCGGAGGGCACGATCACCCGCGATCCGCGTTTGTGGCCGATGGCCGGACGCACCGGGGTCGCGAGGATCGCGCTGGTGTCCGGTGCTCCGGTGGTCCCGCTGGCGCACTGGGGCGCCCAGCAGATCATGTGGCCGTACCGCAAGCAGTTCCGGCTGCTGCCGGTGAAGCGGATGCAGGTCCGGGCCGGCCGGCCGGTGGACCTCGACGACCTGCGGGACCGGCCGATGGACGCCGAGACGCTGCGCATCGCGACCGGGCGGATCGTGGCCGCGATCACCGCTCTGCTCGAGGAGATCCGGGGAGAGTCCGCTCCACCGGTCCGCCTCGATCGTGCCGCCCTACGCCGGCAGCAGGGTGACACCGCACCGTGA
- the cofC gene encoding 2-phospho-L-lactate guanylyltransferase, with protein MHPPPTWTVLVPVKGLDAAKSRLGPAQPDQRSALALAFAADVVLAARRCPAVGQVLVVTDDDRAAAQLAPLGASISRPAAASLNAALRAAAADLPAGSDVAALVADLPALREDELGRALAAATPGRSFVSDAAGTGTTLLMARHGHRLDPHFGNRSRAAHTGSGAVELPLDSVAGLRRDVDTEIDLADARRLGVGRHTAALLDV; from the coding sequence GTGCACCCCCCGCCCACCTGGACGGTCCTGGTGCCGGTGAAGGGCCTCGACGCCGCGAAGTCACGACTCGGTCCGGCGCAGCCGGACCAGCGATCCGCGCTGGCACTGGCCTTCGCCGCCGATGTCGTCCTGGCCGCACGGCGCTGCCCGGCGGTCGGCCAGGTCCTCGTGGTCACCGACGACGACCGGGCGGCCGCCCAGCTGGCGCCGTTGGGCGCATCGATCAGCCGTCCGGCGGCCGCGAGTCTCAACGCTGCCCTGCGCGCCGCCGCCGCGGATCTGCCCGCCGGCAGCGACGTCGCCGCGCTGGTCGCCGACCTTCCGGCGCTGCGCGAGGACGAACTCGGTCGCGCCCTCGCCGCGGCGACCCCGGGTCGGTCGTTCGTGTCCGACGCCGCCGGTACGGGAACGACCCTGCTCATGGCCCGCCACGGCCACCGGCTGGATCCCCACTTCGGCAACCGATCTCGTGCTGCCCACACCGGCAGCGGCGCGGTCGAGCTTCCGTTGGATTCCGTTGCGGGCCTGCGTCGCGACGTGGACACCGAGATCGATCTGGCCGACGCCCGCCGGCTCGGCGTGGGCCGCCACACCGCTGCCCTGCTCGACGTCTGA
- a CDS encoding HU family DNA-binding protein, with protein MSHNKATLIEALSARLGQSKKDTADFIEALLEEVKRTVAKGDKVAISGFGVFERADRAARTGRNPRTGETVKIRATRLPKFRPGTEFKVLVSGARKTAATKTTAAKKAAPVKKAAAKKTTAVKAAPVKKAAAKKAAPVKKATKAVPTTRTAAKRTVAKKTAPVTRTAVKKTAAKKAAPVRRTVAKKAPAKRTAR; from the coding sequence GTGAGCCACAACAAGGCGACTCTCATCGAGGCGCTCTCTGCGCGCCTGGGACAGAGCAAGAAGGACACCGCCGACTTCATCGAAGCGCTGCTCGAGGAAGTCAAGCGCACCGTGGCGAAGGGCGACAAGGTCGCGATCAGCGGCTTCGGCGTCTTCGAGCGCGCCGATCGCGCAGCACGGACCGGCCGTAACCCGCGGACCGGCGAGACCGTGAAGATCAGGGCGACGCGGCTGCCCAAGTTCCGTCCCGGCACCGAGTTCAAGGTCCTGGTGTCCGGCGCCCGCAAGACTGCCGCGACCAAGACCACGGCGGCCAAGAAGGCTGCGCCGGTGAAGAAGGCGGCGGCGAAGAAGACCACGGCGGTCAAGGCCGCCCCGGTGAAGAAGGCAGCCGCGAAGAAGGCTGCGCCAGTGAAGAAGGCGACGAAGGCCGTGCCGACGACGCGGACTGCCGCGAAGCGGACCGTGGCGAAGAAGACGGCACCGGTGACCCGGACGGCCGTGAAGAAGACCGCGGCCAAGAAGGCCGCTCCGGTTCGCCGGACGGTCGCGAAGAAGGCGCCGGCCAAGCGCACCGCTCGCTGA
- the leuD gene encoding 3-isopropylmalate dehydratase small subunit translates to MEKFTVHTGRVVPLRRSNVDTDQIIPAEYLKRISRHGFEDGLFSAWRKDPDFVLNRPEYAGASILVAGPDFGTGSSREHAVWALQDYGFKVVLSARFADIFRGNSGKGGLLTAVVAPEVIERLQAIAESEPATAVTVDLVERQVSVGDLVAAIEVDDYVRWRFLSGLDDIGITLQHADEITRFEAARPAFLPVTG, encoded by the coding sequence ATGGAGAAGTTCACGGTGCACACCGGACGGGTCGTCCCGCTGCGTCGCAGCAACGTCGACACCGACCAGATCATCCCCGCCGAGTACCTGAAGCGAATCTCCCGGCACGGCTTCGAAGACGGACTCTTCTCCGCCTGGCGCAAGGACCCGGACTTCGTCCTCAACCGGCCCGAGTACGCCGGAGCGTCGATCCTCGTGGCCGGACCGGACTTCGGGACCGGCTCATCGCGTGAGCACGCCGTATGGGCGCTGCAGGACTACGGGTTCAAGGTCGTGCTGTCTGCCCGGTTCGCCGACATCTTCCGCGGCAACTCCGGCAAGGGAGGACTGCTGACGGCCGTCGTCGCACCCGAGGTCATCGAACGCCTGCAGGCCATCGCGGAGTCGGAGCCGGCGACGGCGGTCACCGTCGACCTGGTCGAGCGTCAGGTCAGCGTCGGCGACCTCGTGGCTGCGATCGAGGTCGACGACTACGTCCGGTGGCGTTTCCTGTCCGGGCTGGACGACATCGGTATCACGTTGCAACACGCGGACGAGATCACGCGTTTCGAGGCGGCTCGGCCGGCGTTCCTTCCGGTGACCGGCTGA